AGGAGGGCGGGCGCAGCGGCTCGTGGACGCGACCGGGCGAGTGAGCGCCGCCGCGATCGTGCTCGCGGGCGGCCGGGCGTCGCGCCTGGACGGCGCGGCCAAGCCGCTGCTCAAGGTCGGCGGCCGCACGCTGCTCGACGGGGTCGTCGCGGCGCTGGCCGACGCGGGCTTCGAGCCGATCGTCGTGTCTGGCCCGCCGCTGCCGACGGCGCGGCCGGTCGTGCGGGTGCGGGAGCATCCCCCGTTCGGCGGCCCGGTGGCCGGGATCGCCGCGGGCCTGGGCGCCGTCGCCGCCGAGCACGTCGCCCTGCTCGCGGCCGACCTCGCCCGCCCGGCGGCGGTCCTCGCGGCGCTGCGGCCGCACGTGGGCGAGCTCGCGGCGGCGGACGCCGTGTGCCTGGCCGACCCCGACGGCCACGCCCAGTGGCTGGCCGGGCTCTACCGCGCCGAGGCGCTGTGCCGCGGCCTCGCCGCGCTGCCCGATGGCGGGCGCGACGCCTCGCTGCGCGCGCTGCTGCGGGGCCTGCGCGTCGTCACCGTCACGGCCTCGCGCGAGGCCGTGCTCGACGTCGACACGTGGCAGGATCTGGATCAGGCCCGCGCGAGTGAGGAGACGACATGAGCGAGTCCCGCACCCTTCCCCCCGAGGCCCTCGACGCGTGGGCCGACGCCGCCTGCGCGCGCCTCGGCATCGACCGCGCCGCGCTGTCGGTCCCGCTCGTGCTGGACCTGGCGCGCGACGTGGCGCACGGGGTGGCCCGCCCCGCGGCGCCGCTGAGCGCCTTCATCGCCGGGCTCGCCGCCGGGCGCGCGGGCGGCGATGCGGAGGCCCAGCGCGAGGCCGTCGCCGCGCTGACCGCGCTCGCCAACGAGTGGGCGGAGCGCTGATGGCGCGCGTGCGCTACTTCGCGGCCGCCGAGGAGGCCGCCGGCCGCGCCGAGGAGCTGCGCGGCGAGACCACGCTCGCCGCGCTGCGTGCCGCGCTCGCCGACGCGCACCCGGCGCTGGGGCCGATCCTCCCCCGCTGCGCCGTGCTCGTCGACGGGCGCCGGCACGACGACAACGTGCCGCTGGCCGAGGGCGCGCTCGTCGACGTCCTGCCGCCGTTCGCGGGTGGCTGAGGCTCAGGCGGTCAACGCCGCGGCGTAGGCCCGCACCGACCGGTTGTACCGGGGCAGCGTCGGCTCGACGGCCTCGATCGCCACGCGCAGCGCCTCGTCGTGCCGGCCCGCGCTGTGCAGGGCGAGCGCGAGGAACACCGCGTGCGCCGCGCCCACGGAGGGGTGCGCGGGGGCGGCGCGGAGCATCGCGATCGCCTCGTCGACGCGCCCCAGGTTGCGCAGCGTGGACGCGTGCTGGATCGCCAGCTGGGCGGCCCGGGCGGGATCGACGCGGGCCAGGCCTGCCGCGGTGGCGGCGGCGTACTCGGCGTCGGCCTCCGCCTCGCGCCCGGCGGAGTCCAGCGCGCCGCCGAGCTCGAAGTGGCCGAGGGCGGGCTCGGGCGCCTCGGCCGCGAGGGCGCGCATCCGCTCCACCCTCTCGGCGTCGTCGACGCCCTCGTCGTCCCACAGCGCCTCGACGAGGGCCTCCC
This genomic interval from Microbacterium sediminis contains the following:
- a CDS encoding tetratricopeptide repeat protein: MSAWEALVEALWDDEGVDDAERVERMRALAAEAPEPALGHFELGGALDSAGREAEADAEYAAATAAGLARVDPARAAQLAIQHASTLRNLGRVDEAIAMLRAAPAHPSVGAAHAVFLALALHSAGRHDEALRVAIEAVEPTLPRYNRSVRAYAAALTA
- a CDS encoding DUF6457 domain-containing protein, which gives rise to MSESRTLPPEALDAWADAACARLGIDRAALSVPLVLDLARDVAHGVARPAAPLSAFIAGLAAGRAGGDAEAQREAVAALTALANEWAER
- a CDS encoding MoaD/ThiS family protein, translated to MARVRYFAAAEEAAGRAEELRGETTLAALRAALADAHPALGPILPRCAVLVDGRRHDDNVPLAEGALVDVLPPFAGG
- the mobA gene encoding molybdenum cofactor guanylyltransferase, coding for MSAAAIVLAGGRASRLDGAAKPLLKVGGRTLLDGVVAALADAGFEPIVVSGPPLPTARPVVRVREHPPFGGPVAGIAAGLGAVAAEHVALLAADLARPAAVLAALRPHVGELAAADAVCLADPDGHAQWLAGLYRAEALCRGLAALPDGGRDASLRALLRGLRVVTVTASREAVLDVDTWQDLDQARASEETT